The following is a genomic window from Labeo rohita strain BAU-BD-2019 chromosome 15, IGBB_LRoh.1.0, whole genome shotgun sequence.
aaaagccatctcggtcaaaaattagatgatgatactgagtgaatgctcctgacacatattatacatccatcaaatacttttacttaaaactcgctaaattccagcctcagcccaatcagaagtaccagtacttacatagaaacctatacaaagtagccaaaaagaaatgctcattttaaagaaatacgtcatatggatttagaggcttttgcatctgaactcttcatatattaatctattacttttcctacataatttctaacacaaaaatatggtaaaagttttatatgtgtacagctgttcagaactgttctagctaaccatgtgctgattagcatctttgagctaggttcaaaaatACCTAAATTGTCACTACctaaacatttggtggagttttgTTAGTGACATAATaattttttggggtgttattccataaaatgtagtttttatatatgtacaactgttcagaactgtgctagctaaccatgcgCTGTGATGAGCATCTTTGAGGTTCAAAGGTACCTAAAATCGCCACTACCAAAGCAGTCACAACTGAAACATTTAGTAAAGTTTTAGTAGTGATATAAATGCTTTTTGGGGTGTCGTTccataaaatttagtttttaaatgtgtacagCTGTTCataactgtgctagctaaccatgtgctcattagcatctttgagcgaGGTTCAAAAGTACCTAAAATTGTCCCTACTGtaacagtcacgaccgaaacacgtcatcattgtttcagtagtgacaaaagaGAAcgcataatcctttatttgggagaaataaacaaaatttttgtacagttatacaaatgtttagtattggagtatgttttagtagtgttttagtaattCTGTGATGTGATGCGGTTGGTATCAAAACATTGCTTTGACtaccaaaaataaagtataaaaaagatgttatgatagtcttcggtttaatttattttcaaactaatgaatccttaagtttgaaatcagtatgatcaactttttgccttttacaaagaaagattggattcaaaatacaatgcctctgaaaactttttaataaaatagcaaaaatatacatttacaggGCAGATGCAAACAAAATCTTaacaggtcaatataacccttcttattaaatctTTATATTACTGTGTTTGGGTAGTGACAACTTTGGGGACAGAACAAATCTTCCAAAACGTTCCAAAAATACAATTACTAGaaaccttggatattatacaatttgcatacatacaaaatttgtggaaaacaaagctgtttccaactctgactttgcaccaaatctgtagaatggcccatatacacAGTGCGGTTTGACTATATTATTagacaaactaataaaaatgtgaagAGTATGTTAAagaatgtttactttgtaaacttCACCAGAGCCAAAACGGTCCATGTTTGAATAATCACCCAGTTACATATCACAGAATGTCTATAAATCATGTTTGACTCTTTCTTTTTTACAACACTACATTATCATTGTACATCACAGAGAAGTGTGTCTGCACATCCCCCACTTCCTTCTGTGCGTGTCAAACGAGAGTTTGAGGTTTGGGTTGTCTAGACAACCAAGTCCATCTCGTGTACATCATGTTCAGGGAAATAAGAGAGCGGCCTCCTGTTTATCAAACTACCACGTACTCAGGACAAAAGTGTTCAGATTCAAGCATCTCAGAACAGCGACACCGAAGAAAAAACGTCTGATGTGACATTTTCATTCGATAATCTCATAATCTGATAAATTCTGTATGCATATAAtaacttttcagcattttaccaTTAAGCAATGTGAAAGTAACAAGCTATGACTTTAAATTACACTCATATTGACTTTTATATGACACAATACCACACCTTCATATTGGACTCAAAGTATATGCAATATGCTGATGAAACTGTGTGGTTTTGCACAACATAGCAACCACCCCTCCCCCTCAGGAAAGAGATCTACAAGTGCTGCAAACAAGATTATGCATCAAATGTTCAGCTTATTATGAAGctatttataaaaacacacacaaaacaagtgTAACATCTTCCACCGATGATATTTTCCTCACAGaccaacattgctgttttttaaactgttgGAACATCAAGTTTTTAAAGCCACACCGACAGACTACGTGGAAGCCTGATGCAATCTGATCACATGTTTGCTAAACTTCCTCTTTACTTCTTTGTGTGATTTTTATGTATGCTAAAGACCAAGGGCTTTTTCTCTCATTTCTGATCTGTCTTTTATCGGTTAAATGCCCTTAAAAGGAATTGATTCGAGTCCGTCTTCGAACGAAACTCGCTGTAGTCCAATAGGCGTGCATTCGTGCTTCTTTAAGACAGCGACTGCAGGGCCTCTTCCTGTGGTTTGCACCATGTGGCCTAAAAAGTGTTAAAAGGCGACAACTTCTTTCTCTTGTCGCTGTTGTTTCCGGGATCAAGCAGGCAGAGAACTGGTAAGTCACTGCTCTTCGGTTTATTCTAAAATGTTGGATAAATATGACTGCTTTTCTGTTTTATGACCTTGGTTTAATGGATGATGAAGTGCTAATATAACTAGGTGAATTTGCTACAacttaataacagaaaataatacttttaaaaagtgagtACACTCAGTTCTTGTTTAACTAGTAGTTACAAAACCACAATTTCAAAAAAGTCAATTCCAGTAGTTAACGCTGAATCCATTTCACATACAAAGCAGCAAAACTGAAGGtgttatatgttattttatttcaaattagtTAATTCCAcatgtaatatttcatttttacctACAGAAAATGCAATAGAAATGATTCTAAACTTCCTGGTGGTTTACAGTGACTCACTATTAACAACTGAAGCTGATGCAGCTGAACATCCAACCATCCAATCCATATTAAAACGTGATCTGACTGATTTAGTTACATCGTTTCAatctatttttcatttcagatttaaCAAATGGCTGTGAAATGAACATTTGGCGCACATGGAGATAAGAGGAAGCGTGCAAAGAAACGAATGGAGCACAAAGAGAAGAGGCGGGAACCTTAGAGGTACAGTGCAGTCACTCATAAAGTAGACAGCACTACTAAAGGTCTCTACACGGTGTAGTGTTTCCTACTTTATGGATGAGTGTACTGTTGGCTGCGATGGATGATCTTATGGAGAACTAAATAATGCTGAATCTGAATgtcttgtttattaaatattaataaatattgtgtttCATAACTGATTGTAACAGCGTTCATctgtatgtgtgcatgtatggaaaactgaaattatgaaactgtaataaaattaagtttaactGTGTAGATGTTTGCAAAACATACAGTGCAGTTGCTGCAAACAGGAAGGACATTACAAAAATAGCTCTAATCAATATAAAGACATGAGTAGTTAAAAGAAGACACGTAAGGATAATTCTTAAATTACCATTATCAGTCTTTTAAGGCTATAATGCACTAGGTGCTTCCAAAAGCTCTTGTATTAATTAGAAGTTAATTTCCTTTTAcgtatttaaataatgttaagcGTAGTGCACGCATAAAGGAAAGGTCAAGTGCATTTAGAGACACATGAGACAATACGTCATGTACATTACAGGAAACAAGACACGTtatatggttttaaaaaaaacgaacaaaaaGCTAGATTGGAGCTGGAGCTGAATTCACAACCTGACGTCATTCTCCTGTTCCTGATTTATGGTTGCTCATTTCCTTCAGTCCCAAGGCAGTGGTTGCAAAAAGTTTGATGGCACAAGACCTCGATAACCATGTAGATCTCCCTGGATCAATATAAAACAGTCATTCTTTAACTTACGacctttaaacaaaaaatgcatgCGTGGTAGACAGAGTCGTAATACTCACGTAATAAAATCCATCGCTGTCCATTTCTCCAAAAACGTATATAATATCTCCTGCACGAAAGGGAAGCTCATCCTAAAGGAGAAAACAACCAAAAAGCAAagatgtaaaattatatttgatattttaagatgtaaaagTAAACGTTTGTACAAGTGTTTAACAGTGGTATTCCAAACTAGTtatgaataaatcattaaagaaataaaatgaatgaatgaactaaGAAACTAAGCGGGATTCAAGCGCTTTaggtatttaagcacataaggaaaaagacattacatattatttagcaagcctgtaaccacctaaatcaattatttaaaacacatttttgttaacagctatttttatttcctatagaaataagatgtttttataacgtttatgactgttatagcgccagctgtggtctgatctccctgaaactttgcatgcttgtttagaatcacctgtcgcatgtgctcagcaggtttcgtgaagttttgagcttttgtttaggctttataggcttttgggtgtATTTGgccaggccccttttctaaaggaccccgttatagcttcccaaagcataaatttcaacatgtttttgataattattgacctagagagtccagagaattgcactgcggtgtttttttccagactgagtgaaaaaaacctagaactaaagttcgcaaaagtatgtttttcacatcttctcaatcatgtaaaaaatggtttaattgacagcagtggttctagaggcaaagttgtttaGAATGAAGAGGTCTGACATACGATATGGATATCATGTGTATGTGCAGAAAACCGCGCAATGCACAATCGTTTACTCCCTCAAATAATGCGATATTTGAGGGTGTGTGCGATTTCTTTGAAACTTCTCATACATCTTTGGGGCTgagagtcaaacaggcccaccaagtttccTTTTCGATTGgtctccgttaaccttgtctaataggtgttCAAACTTTAattggccaatggcggccatgtttttttgagacaCATGAAATgtcactggtttggttccgattggGAGAAAAACCTAGGAATAGTTtgcaaaaattaggttttgcaaaaaaaagtgaaattccCAAAAATTTTGACAATTGACACTAGAGCCTGTGACTGACGGTGTAGGAGtatgagcgatttcatacttACGATCACTGTACCGCCCCCGTCAAACCGATTGGGGCGACCCTGGGGCGAGCCTCGATTGagttgtaggcggtgtgagtactaccatccctttaatttttaagtctctacgacttacggtttggtctgcatgatcagttttatgtggaagTCGCTCATCAATTTTTTTCTGAGTAATCACTGTtcaacagtgacaccagcaaGTGTCAACAATATAATGACGTGAATGGgaagaataattttaaaaagtaagtgaaCAAGGTACACACTTAGATATTACCACATTGTTatatcaaaataagacttgatctgtaggagtttttagtgagtgatcagcttggtgaaatttaaaataaatctctgttgaacataaatttgcaaatatattgttttagttGTTACTGCTTTgagttattttggaataaatgtaaaatgcttaaaaacactaacttgatgagattcatacttggctttacaacctgatctcatgatgaaaactacctgtgggaacttttttgcaagatgtaaaataCGTATTGCCATGTACGTTTTGTCACATATTCGATGTTAAATGTCCACTAAGTTTCGCTAAAAGCGTATTTGTTCACATTTACATATgattacaaaatgtatatatacacatatgtcTATAAGAATATAAATGCAATCACCTCAATGTCCATATTTGGAGAACTTTCCCAAGGATCATAATcaaagatggccaccatccTGTGGACTTTGACACCATCTGGCACACTAGAAGTTTCGCTGGGGGctaaaattaaaagtacaaagTAGCCATGAATCAATCCTTAAATCCATAcaagtgtatttttaataatgtattaaatatatggCTAGTTTTATCAAgtaaaaaagagagaataatGTAAATGCTTGCCTATGGAAGGCGTCTCCTCTGGCAAAAACCCCTGCTGGAACAATCGAAGTTTAAGCTCTCCGTCCTCCACAGGAATCTCAGAAACCATGTTGCTCGGTACAAAACCGAAGCGACCACCCGTTTCGCCGCTATAGAAGCCGTCAGCATCTTTATCCCCATATACCTACAAAAGAGCACATCCCGCTGTCTTTGAGGCTCCCATCACAGCATGAGCTAAGTAGGACAGAAATGATCTAAAGATCATGCGTTTCATTTAGCAGGTTCGTGTAAGCTGCGAAAGCTGAATAATTGTGAATTAAGATATGAGAAGATCTTTACTTTAATGATCTGTCCTTGTTCAAAAGGCAGTTCCTCTTCCATGCTTTCAGGGTTTGGAGACATCACCGCAGGGTTGTAAGAGAACAGAGCCACAAAGAGACGCACATTTGGGTCAAACATTTCCCTCTCGGATTCCCAGTTCTCTATATCTTCTGGTGTAGCAACTCTAAGACCATCTGGATATAGATAGACATCCAGCCCATTCATTCCAGTCTTCTTCCTCTACGCCTGCGACTGTCCAACTGATATCCCCTCAGTAGGCAGACAGGTGGTTAGCAAACACCCATATGCTCACTATAGCTTTAGCATTAAGAGCGGTAGCCAGGCTAATCTGCCTCAGACTAATCCTCTTGGAGGAAATGAATCAGTTTTACCTGAGACATCCTCAACTACTAACCTGACATGTTAAATGGTTATGAAgtccattttttaaagatagtcTACAAAACTCTTTAGTGAATGTACAGATTTCACATCATGGATTTGGAAGTGCTGAGGAACTGGAATAACACTCTGCCAGTGGATTTGGCCCAGTCCTGCTGTGCACAGTCCTGCCGATTAGCTGAGCCAACCGTTCTGAACTGTGCCAAGTAGAGCTAGCTGTTAACCACATTATCATCAAGGAAGTAACCTTGCAAGTCCCTTTCACCTTTTCAGGACAATCCTTATAGTCAACAAAAGGTTGGCATGGGTCAACTtaagaaaaccaaaaaacaaaacaaaacaaaacacattgtgATGATATTGTATAAACCAAATGCCATATTATGGGAGAGAACTTGACTAACTCTTCTATTGTTAACTGGTAAGGTAAAACagcttctattctattctattctattctattctattctattctgaaATTTTTTGATTGTATTTATCATATTCCTGACTATATGTcacttattaaaaaatgttcatacactaccagtcaaaagtctgggtcatttatttgatcaaaaatacaattaaaataaaaaatgaaatattattgtaatttaaaagaactgttttctgctgtgatatattttacaatgtaatttattcctgtgacaaaTATGCTGcattttttagcagccattactccagtcttcagtgtgtcAGAAAAAtgtgtccaaaataaataaaataaataaataataataataaatgaaataaataaataataaaaaataaacagttttcttcaacattgataatagtaaGAACCATTATTAGTGATAgaataatggctgatgaaaaatCAGGTatgtattacattaataaattacattttaacaataaaagCAGATTTTTGGAATTccaatattatttcacaatattgctgtttttactgtattttaaaaatcaaattaatgcaaGCTTGCTGAgcataaaaaacatcttaatcttaaaaaattcttaattaCTTAAAACATTCAGTAGTACTGTTTCCAATCTGAAGTGTTTATGTCAGTTCCAAATGTTTGCCAGTTTTATCTATGACacttattaaatgtttatagaGAACAATGAAAAGGAATCAACATGATAAAAAAGGAATGTTACACATGCATTAAACtttgtgacaactagccccagtcTCCTCTATATAAGGGATACAAATTACACTGGATTTGTGCAGTGACTCATATGAAGATCCAAGTTGCTTGTCTGTTCCATCAATCTGATATCTAGCACATCTATAACCTTTTTGAGCATAGTCAAAACATGAGACACATTATCCTAAATATTACCATAATTGTGTCATCCCCAAAATCCTCCAGTCCATACAGGACGGGTGCTAGATATGGTAATAGGGGGTGACTCATTCCCCCATATTGTATTTGTTCTTAGAAGACCTCTGATGTGCCATCATCATCACTGCTGATATGTGGCCTCTTGACTCCCATATAAGGACTATTACATCATGAGTGAGGCACCCGTATGGCaagctgttttaacatttattctttAAACATTTCCTATTTTATGTTACTAATTAGTACTGTAGTATCTATCAGTAGTTTTACTAGTAGTCAAATATCTATTTATGTGACATAACAGTATATCTCACTATTGTTACTATTAGCATTTAGAGAAAGGTAACAACATAAAAGAAGACAAGACATTAATAAACCTCTACTACTCCAACTCAGTTAAGAACTCGACTCCGACCAAACAAAGTGGACTCGGACTCACTACTAGTAGAATTTCTTATAATGTACATATGTTTTATATGTAACATTTCATTGTCATATGCAATCACTAGACAAAATGTTGCTTTATAATTCTTAGTTCAAACTGTTTTCTTCTATTAAGATTTAAAACGTAACTAGTAACAACTGGAATTTGCATCTAATAAACAGGTAATAGTGTctattaaaaacaagaaaacagttTGAATACTAATGCTACAATTTTAATAGTGATAGTTAACTTAAGGATAAGCACTATGCACTGGTCACTAGTAAAGCTGGAATAGTCAGAAAACCCTGAAATACTCATTAGAAGTAAAAATGACATCTGAACCACAGCATTCAATTAATCCAATGCTACACAATTACAATTCtaactaattacattaaaatagttACATGTCACCATTGTAATAGTACTAGAATTTAGATAGCCTTTGGTTACCTTAAAAAGTGGTAGTAAAGCCCAAGGAATacttcatatttcatttttttacaagTATGCGAGGGTCAGCGTAGGGGacagtggggtaagttgagccagtgggtaagttgacccaccccTGTATCTTTgcaactgtacacttttactgtcatgtgaccatatattttggaatcacacatcatttctgtcagactgtgaaaaggagaaacaAATGGGAGGAGTAGAAGGCACCCATTTAGCAACAAAGTTGTTTATTTGATAGGGACAGTGGACACCAAATCCTTCTCTGAGAACCAGAAGatgcttttcatcacattaATGGCTGGTTTGACATAGCAGAAAAGGTACCATGCCAAGAATCATTTGACTAAAATATTTATCAGTTTAAGTGACATTTATTCCTTCATTCtgattaaacttttatttaattttactcattaaaatctctgtttagtctgtttttggaAGGTTAAAACTTTGGTGTTCAACGCATTGTTTCAGAAACAATTAAAGAttggaaattaaaataaatttgattggttttattttaagttagctttaaaaaaagaaaaacgactgtaaaattaaatttgactaTTTAAGTTGCTTTTTCAAAGAGGtaattatctttaaaattttacatgGGGTAGAATCAGATTCAGTTGGATGGTTAGTTTACACCCAGATCTTACCCTCTGACTCGGGTCAACTTACCTCTAACCTGGGGCAAATTGAGCCACAGGAACACACTTTTATAAGAAGCCATATTTTACAACCCTTTGTCATAGatacattatgataatttaaaatgataagaAACATCCCGAAATTCCTTTAGAAACTTTCATTACATCTGCCTCATTTTCCCTTATCTCAATTACCACATAAGTAAAAAATGTCTGGTGTTACCCGACTCTCCCCTACAGTGCACATGATGCAAACTtcatcatcagaataatcacCACCCAATTTTTGTAACCGCATAGTGTGCAGGATGCACATGCGCATTGAATTTGTTTtacagtaatcagtgtttccACAAGGTGGTCAGACCTTTGTTTTACATTAGAAAAGAAAACTAAAGAGAAGGAACAACAACCAAGACGCTCACATCAAACGTTTGTGAGTGAGAAGGTATGAGACAGCCAAGCTTtggttttttaaaagaaaagaaaaaaaaatgttatccaTCATAActtaaaaacagagaaaacactGGACACGGATGTAGCTTTGTATGGATGTGTGCATGTATCATCAAATGgagtatacttttaaaaagctaCACTAGCGTACGCGTACAAAAACTAAGTGTTAAGGTAACAATAGACAGGCCTAGAAGTTAGTTTTAAGGAATAAATGTCGAAGCAGCTTGCCATAGCACCCACGTTTAGAACCCTGACGTAGCCCTCCAGCTCGTGAGGAGGGGCGAGGGTGGCCCGTCGGCACGAGCGCAGACAGCAAGGAACAGCTGCAGAGAGGCTCTCGTTCATTGAATTACACCGCATAGCTcatacaatattactgtttcttccccaaaaaacaaataatatcgTCCAAACCATAACCATCCAACATGGTTGACCGCGAGCAGCTGGTTCAAAAAGCCAGGCTGGCTGAGCAGGCAGAGAGATATGATGATATGGCAGCAGCCATGAAATCGGTAAGTCATTCTTTCAATTTACCCTTGgggttttatttgtttgatggTTTAGTTTGACCAGCGATCGTTAAATCATTTAGTTTGCTAAatcatcatctatctatctatctatctatctgtctatctatctatctatatatctgtctatctgtctgtttgtctgtctgtctttaataaaatataaataataaaaaaatgaatgatggTATAATTGTCGTATTATGCATACTAGAAGCTTGATACATTTGGAGAAAAATCAGTAAGGGATAACGATCATATAGGCTGAGTTACAGTAAAATATGCCATGTAACAAGAGGCTTTAATGTGCTGTAATAATttttggggtgttgatcaatGATAAATCAGTGCTTTATTAATGAGAGTGCAGTGGATCGGGTGTAGACTGTCTGGATCTTGGGCGGTGCCTCCTGTCTTACCCAAACCCATAATCAAATGAATGAGACGACACatgacaaatgcataaatatttgtttcaaCATCGCTTTCGGCATTAATgcaacccacacacacacaaaatatatattttgcgctttattcttattaaaaaaacgTTGCTCTGCGTAACATACTGCATATTCATGGCTCGTAACGCAGtgtatagtattttattttacactagaAACCAGCCTTTTTTATTACTGCTGTACAATAAGCATAGTGCATTGTCATAATTGCATTAGATATTCATTTTCCATCATCAGCATATATAAATTCCAACAGCCTTTTCTCAAGCATCCTCACAATTTAGTTATGTCTTCCCATATTAATTTTCCCCATATGGGAGTTATTAAGATATTTCCTCTAAACC
Proteins encoded in this region:
- the si:ch211-105f12.2 gene encoding RIMS-binding protein 2-like, whose amino-acid sequence is MNGLDVYLYPDGLRVATPEDIENWESEREMFDPNVRLFVALFSYNPAVMSPNPESMEEELPFEQGQIIKVYGDKDADGFYSGETGGRFGFVPSNMVSEIPVEDGELKLRLFQQGFLPEETPSIAPSETSSVPDGVKVHRMVAIFDYDPWESSPNMDIEDELPFRAGDIIYVFGEMDSDGFYYGDLHGYRGLVPSNFLQPLPWD